The following are encoded together in the Juglans microcarpa x Juglans regia isolate MS1-56 chromosome 2D, Jm3101_v1.0, whole genome shotgun sequence genome:
- the LOC121251144 gene encoding uncharacterized protein LOC121251144 has product MCNKNSPLDMKTRSRTKKEKARATLKPARKTRTKTRKPKFLSLRLELSSENSPTSSQMTHSHKNNQHDADDHSSQHQLNLFPLHPENLVDDKDIHDENVAFLFDTEPGATLNSLLSEASTSSEDDSLFSPPSLTYAYGGKDRDQEGVDVGGNYCNNTSSKLVRTAMRNKEREPSEEEKWVCYSEVLVEKKELEEVSSCTADVWPPCAIKRTKMQGLLSLKLDYQGILNAWSGKGSLFIAGESPHRLCLTCTRIGFLPMTVPIF; this is encoded by the exons ATGTGCAACAAGAACAGTCCTCTGGATATGAAAACCAGGTCTCGGACTAAGAAAGAGAAAGCCAGAGCAACGCTTAAACCAGCACGCAAAACAAGAACCAAGACCAGGAAGCCCAAGTTCCTTAGTCTCCGCCTGGAACTTTCCTCAGAAAACTCACCAACCTCTTCCCAAATGACGCACAGCCACAAAAACAACCAACACGATGCAGATGATCACAGTAGCCAGCACCAGCTGAACCTGTTTCCTCTACACCCGGAAAACCTAGTGGACGACAAAGACATACACGACGAGAACGTGGCCTTCCTCTTCGACACCGAACCTGGCGCCACCCTTAACAGCCTCCTTTCCGAGGCTTCGACGTCCTCCGAGGATGACTCGCTCTTTTCCCCGCCGTCACTAACGTACGCCTACGGGGGAAAGGATAGGGATCAGGAGGGTGTTGATGTCGGTGGCAATTACTGTAACAACACGAGCTCGAAGCTGGTACGGACGGCCATGAGGAACAAAGAGAGAGAACCGAGTGAGGAGGAGAAGTGGGTGTGTTACTCGGAGGTACTAGTGGAGAAGAAGGAGCTGGAAGAGGTGAGCAGCTGCACGGCGGACGTATGGCCGCCTTGTGCAATAAAACGGACGAAGATGCAGGGGTTGCTGTCGTTGAAGCTTGATTATCAGGGCATCTTAAACGCTTGGTCTGGAAAGGGCTCGCTTTTCATTGCCGGAGAGTCCCCCCACAGACTGTGCCTGACTTGCACGAGGATCGGTTTTTTGCCCATGACGGTGCCAAT ATTCTAG